One Terriglobales bacterium genomic window, CTGGAGGCCAGCTTGTTGGTGGTATCGGTGGACTGCTCGATCAGGTTGCGCATCACGCCCATGCGCTCGTCGAACGACTGCTGCATGCGCGCCATCGCGTCCTGCAGCGCCTGCACCTGCGTCTGCAGCTGCACCATTTCCTTGTTGGCGGCCAGCGCGGGTGCGGCAGCCACGACCACGATCAGAAGAGCAAGCACTCTGTTTCGCATAAGTCAGATTAGATGCCAGCGGGCGATTTGAAGTCTAGTACTCCGGGAGGAAACCGCTGTGGGACAGGCGGGCCGCAACGCCGCAAGTTGCCCGGCTGTGGGCGCCCCACCCTTTCGCCGTTGTGTGACGAAGGGTGGGGAACCCCGGTGCTGAAGGACTAGCGGCCCGCCAGCACGAAGTGTGCCCGGCGGTTCTGCTGCCAGCACTGCTCGTTCGACTCGGTGCAGAACGGCTTTTCCTTGCCGAAGCTGACCGTGTTGAGGGCGCCGTTGGGAACGCCCATCTGGCCCAGGGCTGTGAGGGCGGCATGGGCGCGGTTATCGCCCAGCGCCAGGTTGTACTCGGTGGAGCCGCGCTCGTCGCAGTGTCCTTCGATGGTGACCTTCACGCCCGGATGCGCCTTCAGCCACGCCGCCGTGGACTGCAGCGCCGGTTGCGCGTCAGCGCGGACGTCGTACTGGTCATAGTCGAAGAAAATGTCGCGCACGTTGCGCGCGAAGTCCTCTTCCAGCGTTACGCTGACCGCGGCCGGCGGCGGTGGCGGCGGCGCGACCACCGTGACGCGCGCGGTTGCCTCCTGCGTTCCGCCCGGGCCCTTGGCCGTGAGGCGATAGCTGGTGGAGTCGCTGGGCGTGACCTGCTGCGATCCGCTCAGGTCAACCTTGCCGACGCCCTCAATGTTCACGTCGGTGGCGTTCTCGGTGCGCCAGGTGAGCGTGGTGGACTGCCCGCGCTGCACCGTGTTCGGGTTCGCGCTGATGCTGGCCGTCGGAGCCGGCGGCGGCGGAGGCGGCGGGGGCGGCGGCGCGGCTTCCTTCTTCTTGCAGGCGGTAACCAGCAGGAGACCGGCCAGGGCAACAATCAGAGTCCACTTCGCGTTGCGGTGCTTCACCTCATCCTCCCGATGCGCATGTGCGCCATTGCTGCACTTCAACTGCGTCTGTCCAACGGAACTGCTGAGAATACATCCAAAGTTGCCGGCTTGTCAGCAAGCCGGCGGCTACCTCGCGCTCCAGTTCGGCATCATGTTGGCGCCACCGCTGGTCAGCGGCTTCTGCTGCGTGCCGTCGGCCAGCATCGTCCATATCTGCGGGCTGCCCGAACGGGTGGACTGGAA contains:
- the pal gene encoding peptidoglycan-associated lipoprotein Pal, producing the protein MKHRNAKWTLIVALAGLLLVTACKKKEAAPPPPPPPPPPAPTASISANPNTVQRGQSTTLTWRTENATDVNIEGVGKVDLSGSQQVTPSDSTSYRLTAKGPGGTQEATARVTVVAPPPPPPAAVSVTLEEDFARNVRDIFFDYDQYDVRADAQPALQSTAAWLKAHPGVKVTIEGHCDERGSTEYNLALGDNRAHAALTALGQMGVPNGALNTVSFGKEKPFCTESNEQCWQQNRRAHFVLAGR